A genomic region of Christiangramia sp. OXR-203 contains the following coding sequences:
- a CDS encoding DUF5686 family protein produces MSKLVCLLLLITTFGFAQSKVNGRVIDSETSEPLAYARISLKNDTVLTNIDGSFELLVGKEVVEVRISYVGYETISTRINEDTKYLQIKLSAVREKLQTVELSNAPNPADSLISEAISRKELNDPEEVLPGFKYKSYSKFIVDNEGGGIQLYADSTSAAMKTIVNEGRGYLSEKVASHSFDGNGDTSEEVLGVRTAGFEKPVYNVLTMEVNPFSLYKNDYSLYKTDYAGPLGKAAFRNYDYKILDTTQTSRPAYVIYFSPKREEVVAGLEGILYLDTETLAIQKAKAQLLGSVKLEVDYEYQYFPDHSVWFPKLQTTTIKPGSGGKEIAVFGGTVGIGTIQQNPGILSRLLGADEISRDLYLNSTVIHYDFDLQPQAQVKTSDAEIKIDPDAIDRTQSFWEENRKVEYDDRDEATEQKVDSLIKSQNIERKIQVKQAIASGSYPLGFWDIDLGKIFKFSNYEGIRLGFGGKTNDQFSENFNLNSYLTYGFKDEVFKYGLGSQIYLNKVNHTYVNFGFSRDIDEIASVDYLKGRNTFSILEPRFVNTNNYYNIRTFAVGLEHKITPRLDTQLRFSREEIWQIKNYNYNDNNQLYSDYDLHFIKAGFLWQPFSKYLRTPQGDVLLEKKFPQFTGQLEQAMKILDGNFNFTRIGIKAEHEILRLDQSRTEFILEGNYAVGDLPLTHAFHSYPNNPNRSRISQRISVAGRNSFETMYFNEFYSDRLVMLHMRHQLRPFNISKGFRPELVFISRHAIGDFSHIAKHEGITFNTLENGFSEAGLELNKLFGGFGLSTAYRYGAYHLPTFKENFSLKFTLQVQL; encoded by the coding sequence ATGTCAAAGCTAGTATGCTTGTTATTACTGATCACTACTTTTGGCTTTGCACAGTCTAAGGTGAATGGCCGGGTTATCGATTCAGAAACCAGTGAACCACTCGCCTACGCCAGGATCTCTCTTAAAAATGACACAGTATTAACCAATATTGACGGTAGCTTTGAACTGCTTGTTGGAAAAGAAGTCGTTGAAGTAAGGATTAGTTATGTTGGCTATGAAACTATAAGTACCCGTATTAATGAAGATACAAAGTATCTTCAGATCAAACTAAGCGCGGTTCGGGAAAAACTGCAAACCGTAGAACTTTCCAATGCTCCTAATCCTGCCGACAGTCTTATTTCTGAAGCGATTTCGCGAAAAGAACTAAATGATCCTGAGGAAGTCTTACCTGGTTTTAAATATAAAAGTTACTCCAAGTTTATTGTAGACAATGAAGGTGGTGGAATCCAGCTTTATGCCGATAGTACTTCAGCAGCAATGAAGACTATCGTAAACGAGGGACGTGGATATCTTTCAGAAAAGGTTGCTAGTCACAGTTTTGATGGAAATGGTGACACTTCAGAAGAAGTGCTCGGTGTAAGAACTGCCGGATTTGAGAAACCGGTTTATAACGTTCTCACCATGGAGGTCAATCCGTTTTCTTTATATAAAAATGATTACAGTCTCTACAAAACAGATTATGCCGGACCATTGGGAAAAGCAGCATTCAGGAATTATGATTATAAGATCCTGGATACGACTCAAACTTCAAGACCTGCATATGTGATCTACTTTAGTCCAAAGCGTGAAGAGGTTGTAGCTGGCCTGGAAGGAATACTATATTTAGACACAGAAACCCTCGCGATTCAGAAGGCAAAAGCACAACTTCTGGGATCGGTGAAACTGGAAGTAGACTACGAATATCAATATTTCCCTGATCATTCCGTCTGGTTTCCGAAGCTACAAACCACCACTATAAAACCAGGCTCGGGAGGTAAAGAAATAGCTGTTTTTGGAGGTACGGTTGGAATTGGAACTATTCAGCAAAACCCAGGAATTCTTAGCAGACTCCTGGGTGCAGATGAAATTAGCCGTGATCTTTACTTAAATTCTACCGTAATACATTATGATTTCGACCTGCAGCCACAGGCCCAGGTAAAAACTAGTGATGCCGAGATCAAGATCGATCCAGACGCGATAGACAGGACACAGAGTTTCTGGGAAGAGAACAGAAAAGTGGAATACGATGATCGCGATGAAGCTACTGAACAGAAAGTAGACAGTCTTATAAAGTCTCAGAATATCGAACGTAAAATTCAGGTGAAACAAGCCATCGCTTCTGGTTCTTACCCTTTAGGCTTCTGGGATATAGATCTTGGTAAGATTTTTAAGTTTAGTAATTACGAAGGTATAAGGCTGGGGTTTGGAGGAAAGACAAACGATCAATTCTCAGAGAATTTTAATCTGAACTCTTACCTGACTTACGGTTTTAAAGATGAAGTCTTTAAATATGGTTTGGGGAGCCAGATCTATCTTAATAAGGTAAATCATACGTACGTGAACTTCGGTTTTTCAAGAGATATTGATGAAATTGCTTCCGTAGATTACCTGAAAGGGAGAAATACATTTTCTATTCTGGAACCTAGATTCGTAAACACTAATAATTATTACAACATCAGAACTTTTGCGGTTGGGCTTGAGCATAAGATCACACCAAGGCTTGATACGCAGTTGCGATTTTCAAGAGAGGAAATATGGCAGATTAAAAATTACAATTATAACGATAACAACCAGTTGTACAGTGATTATGATCTTCATTTTATTAAAGCGGGATTCCTATGGCAGCCATTTTCAAAATATCTAAGAACTCCGCAAGGTGATGTTTTACTGGAAAAAAAATTCCCGCAATTTACCGGTCAGTTAGAACAGGCAATGAAAATCCTGGATGGCAATTTTAACTTCACCAGAATTGGAATCAAAGCAGAGCATGAGATCTTAAGGCTTGATCAATCCAGAACCGAATTTATCCTGGAAGGTAATTATGCCGTGGGAGATCTACCTCTAACACATGCTTTCCACTCCTACCCTAATAATCCTAACAGATCCAGGATTTCACAAAGAATTTCGGTTGCTGGTCGTAACAGTTTTGAAACCATGTATTTTAATGAATTCTATTCAGACAGGCTGGTGATGCTTCACATGAGGCACCAGTTAAGACCGTTCAATATAAGTAAAGGCTTCAGACCAGAGCTTGTATTCATTTCAAGGCATGCTATTGGCGATTTCTCTCATATTGCTAAACATGAGGGCATAACTTTCAATACTCTTGAAAATGGTTTTTCTGAAGCAGGACTGGAGTTAAATAAATTATTTGGCGGCTTTGGACTTAGCACAGCCTATAGATATGGCGCATATCATCTACCTACTTTTAAAGAAAATTTCTCTCTCAAATTCACCTTACAGGTGCAGTTATAG
- the pyrH gene encoding UMP kinase yields MQYKRILLKLSGEALMGKRQYGIDPERLAEYAAEIKSVVEEGVELAIVIGGGNIFRGVAGASKGMDRVQGDHMGMLATVINGLALQSALEDADIQTRLQSAIKINEVAEPFIRRKAIRHLEKGRVVIFGGGTGNPYFTTDSAAVLRAIEIKADVILKGTRVDGIYTSDPEKDKSATKFDFISFEDVLKKGLKVMDTTAFTLSQENELPIIVFDMNKPGNLLRVTTGEPVGTKVNL; encoded by the coding sequence ATGCAATACAAGAGAATACTTTTAAAACTATCTGGAGAAGCTTTAATGGGAAAGCGCCAATATGGCATCGATCCCGAACGCCTGGCAGAATATGCTGCGGAAATCAAATCGGTAGTAGAAGAAGGTGTTGAGCTTGCTATAGTAATTGGCGGTGGAAATATTTTTAGAGGTGTTGCCGGTGCAAGTAAAGGAATGGATAGAGTACAGGGTGATCATATGGGAATGCTGGCTACTGTAATAAATGGACTGGCTTTACAGAGTGCGCTTGAAGATGCCGATATTCAAACCAGGTTGCAGTCGGCTATCAAGATCAATGAAGTTGCAGAACCTTTTATAAGAAGAAAAGCTATTAGGCACCTGGAAAAAGGTCGTGTTGTAATTTTTGGTGGTGGAACTGGTAACCCATACTTCACTACAGATTCTGCAGCCGTATTAAGAGCGATTGAAATAAAAGCGGATGTAATTCTTAAGGGCACCAGAGTAGATGGAATTTATACTTCAGACCCTGAAAAGGACAAAAGCGCTACAAAATTTGATTTTATTTCTTTCGAAGATGTTTTGAAGAAAGGATTAAAAGTAATGGATACAACGGCATTTACTTTGAGCCAGGAAAACGAATTACCTATTATTGTATTTGATATGAACAAACCCGGGAACTTGCTAAGAGTGACCACTGGAGAACCTGTAGGAACAAAAGTAAATTTATAA
- the frr gene encoding ribosome recycling factor: protein MDEVEFILEEAKEAMENAIVHLKKQLSNIRAGKATPSMLGSVMVDYYGAKTPLQQVANVNTPDARTLSIQPFEKSMIQEIEKGIMVANLGFNPMNNGESVIINVPPLTEERRIQLSKQAKAEAEDSKIGVRNDRKHAMQELKKLDISEDALKSSEDEVQELTNEYIAKIESILVVKEKEIMTV from the coding sequence ATGGACGAGGTTGAATTTATTTTAGAAGAAGCAAAAGAAGCAATGGAGAACGCCATTGTGCATCTTAAAAAACAACTTTCAAATATACGCGCCGGTAAAGCTACTCCAAGCATGCTTGGAAGTGTAATGGTTGATTATTACGGAGCAAAAACACCTTTGCAACAGGTGGCTAATGTAAACACACCAGATGCGCGAACATTATCAATTCAGCCTTTCGAAAAGAGCATGATCCAGGAAATTGAAAAAGGGATTATGGTTGCGAATCTAGGGTTTAATCCAATGAACAATGGTGAAAGCGTGATCATTAACGTACCGCCACTAACAGAGGAGCGCCGTATTCAATTATCCAAGCAGGCAAAAGCTGAAGCGGAAGATTCTAAGATTGGTGTTAGAAATGATCGTAAGCATGCGATGCAGGAATTAAAAAAACTCGATATCTCTGAAGATGCTTTAAAATCTTCTGAAGATGAAGTTCAGGAACTTACCAATGAATATATCGCCAAGATAGAAAGCATTCTGGTGGTGAAGGAAAAAGAGATCATGACCGTTTAA
- a CDS encoding zinc metallopeptidase, with amino-acid sequence MMGYYIIAGLIFLVSMFVSNKLKSKFKEYSKVHLQNGMSGKEIAEKMLRDNGINDVKVISTPGMLSDHYNPSKKTVNLSEGVYSQRNAAAAAVAAHECGHAVQHAKAYSWLQMRSKLVPVVSIASKFSQWAIFGGLILMSMVSVGVGQTVLLIGIIMFAMGTLFSFITLPVEYDASKRALVWLETENMLTSAEHDAAEDSLKWAARTYVVAAVGSLATLLYFVGIFMGRD; translated from the coding sequence ATGATGGGATATTATATAATTGCCGGGCTCATTTTCTTAGTGAGCATGTTTGTGAGCAACAAACTAAAGAGCAAATTTAAGGAGTACTCCAAAGTGCACCTTCAAAACGGAATGAGTGGTAAAGAGATCGCTGAAAAAATGTTGCGGGACAACGGGATCAATGATGTAAAAGTGATTTCTACCCCGGGAATGCTTTCAGATCATTACAATCCATCCAAGAAAACCGTGAACCTTAGTGAGGGAGTTTACTCTCAACGTAACGCTGCGGCAGCGGCTGTTGCTGCTCACGAATGTGGTCACGCAGTACAACATGCTAAAGCTTACAGCTGGTTGCAAATGAGAAGTAAATTGGTGCCGGTAGTAAGTATCGCTTCCAAGTTTTCCCAATGGGCGATTTTTGGTGGGCTTATATTAATGAGTATGGTGAGCGTAGGAGTAGGACAAACTGTTCTACTTATTGGGATCATAATGTTTGCAATGGGAACATTATTCAGCTTTATCACCTTGCCGGTAGAATATGATGCCAGCAAAAGAGCTTTGGTATGGCTGGAAACTGAAAATATGCTGACTTCTGCGGAACATGATGCAGCAGAAGATTCCCTTAAATGGGCGGCTAGAACTTATGTGGTAGCTGCAGTAGGATCACTGGCTACATTATTATATTTTGTTGGAATATTTATGGGTAGAGATTAA